Below is a window of Drosophila nasuta strain 15112-1781.00 chromosome X, ASM2355853v1, whole genome shotgun sequence DNA.
CACACTACACATgcgagacagagacacagatAGCGAAGGAGTACTTTAggagtatatgtatatgtgtgtatatgtatgtatgtgcatataatatatacatacgttCTGCTGCTGGCCAGAGAAAAACTGTGCTTCACTGTGGCTGTTGCCACAAGTTGTAGTTGcaataaaacattttgcaatgcAACGCAGCAAGCACCGCAATCATTTTGCAATGCAACATGTGGCGGTTGGGATCGTCGTACAAGAGCGCACCAAACAAACCAAAATCCGTTATACAAAGCTGCCTCCTACCTATtatcctctctctctctctcactcgctgtCCAGTTTGTGCAGTCATGCGGAAAAAgtcgtaaataaataatatgcaagTGCATGTTAAACtacagcaatagcagcagcaaaaacaacaacagcaggcaaGATAGAGGGAGACAGCATTTGCACTCACTCTAGGTGAGAGCGAAGCAAAGTGCTTAGAACAATGACAGCTGAGCGTGAACATAAACAATGGCGTCCGTCAAAGAGCTTGAGAGTTGCCAGATCAGCCGCAGCTTTGATCTTAGCTTTGATCAAAGTGCCAACAGATGGCGCTTAATTAGGCTCTTCGCTTGGTTCCGATGCCAACGCTCGAAGAACAAAAATTGCTAATCTCTGAAGCAATTGGAAATGTTGTAATTATGAGCAGGAAATCGACAGAAAAAGGATAAAATGCGAGACCTTCAGTCCATGTTGCGAGCTCGtggtaattaataaaaaaaaatgtcattaaAGTTGGCAAGCAGGAAACCCAAGCACATCAAAATGTTTGCTGCATACTTCGCAGGGCGTAACATGCGTATATCTCTTTTTTTGCTCGTTTTTTCTGctgttttgtaatttaaaagtaGAACAACTGTAGCAGAGCTAACTAATTATAACTTTAATGCAGTTGCTTGCTTTGCTGGTTTCCCAAGGTTTCCCCCATTTAAATGTCCATCAAAGGGACGCACCCCGATGATGATGTCTATGACAACGAAAACAGTCGAAAACccaaattctatattttggTCACTTGACCTGTGACTTTTTAACTCAATTGCCGAACGGAATGTGCCATGAAGTGAACAATTGGTAAAGCAGTGGGCAGAGGTGAGAGGGCGGGGCTGCTTATCAGTGAATGATTGTGGAAAAAAGGACTCGCGAGTGCTTTTAGGCGATtctcaaaaaaagaaaaaggctTCGAGAGTCATTAAGTTTATTAAGTGCCAGTGCAGATAATCCAAAATGAGTGCATGCCAAATGGAAAAGTAACGCAATTTACGCTTTCGCATCGCTCGCATTCCATTCCCTTCCAATCCCTTCCATTCCAGAGACGCCCACCTTATGGTATCTGAGTTGCCCCTTGGAGCAAAGTTTGCCACCAAAGTACACAGAGCAAGAGTGAAAAAGAGATAACAAACAATGTGCGGTGGCGGGCAAATTGCCCGCTGCAGCTACAAAACTTCTGTCGCTGCGGCCCGCAAAAGATTATCACTATCAAGccaagccaaaggcaaaggcaaagccaaagccagatAGACAAATGCACAGTGAATATGggagagcgacagagagcgAACGAGCCTTGGCCGAATTATTTTCGCCATCGCTTatcgcagccgcagcaactgatgatgtaaaaataatttctttgttACTGCGTTATCGCAACAAAAGTTGCGGAAAACCACTCAAAGTGATAAgcacgctgctgctgcacttatTTGCAGTCACAGAACACAATGAAagttatttgcaattaaatgctaCTTTTGATTTCCCCTTTCAGCTATCAAATTGTAGCAATTACTTTGATtctaatttcaaattcaaattcaaatgcgaTAAACTAAAAATGTGTCGATTAATCGTTTTGCACTTACCAGCGTGACATTTGCTCGCTGCTATGGCCAAGCAAGAGGGCAGCGcctgttatcgataacacagCGCAAGCATAGATAACAGCTGTTGCCGGCGACCGTCGCTTAGCTTATTTAGATTGGACACAGCGCCAGCATTTGAGCACTCGCCTTTTGCACTCCCAAAGCGACGCAGGCGTCGTTGccagctgtctgtctgtctgttatTTTTCcgttattttgttattattattaaacacgACACATTCCCAATTTCCGGCTTGCTTTCTCCCCCCACACAATCATGGAACAACAATTGCTGCAGTTCATCAATTGCCGCCTGGTGCGGAATCATCAGCTGGTCCACGACGATCTGTGGGTACGTGATGGCAAAATCATCAATCCGGAGCCTGTGTTCTTTGACGAACAGACGAAGGCACATCGGCGTATTGACTGCAAAGGCGCCATCATTGCTCCAGGCTACATCGATGTGCAGATAAACGGTAAACACTTAATCGAGGGGGGATAAGCGAGGCGCGGGTTGAATGTActcgcaaacacacacattccacATTCCAAGTTCGCTTTCATTCAATTGAACATCAAGGTCACATTCAGTTCGCTGTCCCAGTTATAAATTGCTGGAGATGAGATTACGCGTTAATCGTTATCGTAATCGTGTGATGGCGATAACACgattgtaaacataaacagtGCGAGCGAAACAGAGagaaagcacacacacagataagTTGCGAATTGTCGTTCATCTCTTTCTCGCACACAGGTGGCTATGGCGTGGACTTCTCCTATGACAAAGACACAACCGAAGCGGGCGTAACGAAAGTGGCACGCGGTCTCGTCGCCAGCGGCGTCACCTCGTTCTGCCCCACACTGGTGACGTCACCCAATGACAGTTACCACAGCATACTGCCCCGCATGCCAACGCTAATTGAGGGCGGCGCCGGCGTTCTGGGCGTCCACGTCGAGGGTCCGTTCATCAATCCCCAGAAGAAGGGCGCGCATCCCGAGAACTGCATACAGACCATCGACAAGGTGAGTTAccattaaataatatagttatCATATTAATCAACGACTTCTTAGGGCATGGCGACACTTCGCGAGGTTTATGGCAGCCTGAAACGCATCAAGATCATCACGCTGGCGCCGGAGCAAGTGCGCGATCCGAGCGTCATTCGGGACCTCGTCGAGGCGGGCATCACCGTCTCCTTAGGCCACTCGATGGGCACTCTGAGCGATGGCGAACGCGCTGTGCGCCATGGCGCCACACTGATCACACATCTCTTCAATGCCATGCTGCCCTTCCATCATCGTGATCCCGGACTGGTGGGACTCCTGGCTTCGGATGCCATACCAGCGGGCAAGACGATCTACTTTGGCATCATCTCCGATGGCGTCCACACGCATCCGGCTGCCTTACGCATTGCGTATCGGACACATCGCGAGGGTCTTGTACTCGTGACGGATGCCATCTCCGCTCTGGGATTGGAGGAGGGAGTGCATCACATTGGCCAGCTGCCGCTGCAGGTGAAGCAGGGCAAAGCGTTCATTGCGGGCACCGAAACACTTTGTGGCAGCATTGCGCCCATGGACGAGTGTGTGCGCATCTTCCACAAAGCAACTGGTAACGAGTCCTGAATCTATTCTCCGTATCCCTTTAATCACTTCCCTTCCTTAGACTGCTCCCAGGTGTATGCGATTGAGGCCGCCTCGCTGCATCCGGCCAAGTGTTTGGGCATCGAGCGACAGAAAGGAACTCTCGACTTTGACTCGGATGCCGACTTCATTCTGCTGGACGATGAATTGCAGTTGCTCTCCACCTGGATTGCCGGTGTTTGCGTCCATTCCAAATGACATCGTCATCTCCCTCACACACTCtccactccctctctctctctctctcactcacacaaaaTACGGCTGTtgcgatttgttgttgtttgttttgtttttattattattttggatTAGATGACGCTTTAAATTGTTCGTTTATGTTTAATCATTAAATCATTTGGTGTGGACAACTACGCTAAATCCATATAcattaacaaattataagtattacgaacgaacgaatgaccaaaacaaaaaaaaaaaacgaattacaattatgtatactatatcgatctgtgtttgtttgtttgtatatatatatatatgtatatggtatcCGACCAAAAAATGGCTAAGAAAGTTCTCTTCTAGCGATTTTAAACATAATTACGTTAAACATTCCAGCATCGATAAATCGCAGCATCGATTAATCGTTAATCGTTCCGAGTTTCCATTCGTTTTTTAGTTTATACACAGAAATCGGTTCCACATCATTCATTTcctccatttcatttcattttcttttttttggcaataacaaaacaaaaagcaagtTTCAAGCTAGGCTAACTAAcgatatatataatatagtatgtgtgtatgtatatttttaggagtcataaacaaaatgcatatCGAACCGGAAACGGAAACTTAACTCAGCCTAATGCgcgtgttgtttttttttcttttttccccaagtatttatttctttatttgggGGAGGAGAGGAGAGCGTATAAAAATTGCTGATCgcatttaaaaagttttgcattAGAAAAAACATTAGTTACaaagttacagttacagttctacacacacacacacacatgcatacacactTAAGTGATCTCTCCGAAAGTGAGGCTAAAAACGATACACatacattaatatttaattggttTTCTCTCTTCTTTAGTTTCAGTTAAAGTTTAagctttgttttcatttcgtgGTATTACAATATTAAccatatacaaatacaaatgtgtgtgtttctttcgatcatttatttccatttccgtttccgttccagttgcaaaatgcaacagcaaaaaaaacactttccactttttttttgctgcttcttcttctactatTCAATTCGTTTCGTTGCGgttctgttttggtttttgtttttgtttgggtTGTGCGTTTTCCAACACTTGTGTTCTAtgttttgttcttgttttctttcttgttgTAAATTTACTCCAAATTACACagtatacaatattataatatatatttatatagagtatatgtgtatatattaaaCTTTAGGTAGGTTGTTTTTCTGCTCTCGCCCCGcgctcgtgtgtgtgtgtgtgtatttgttttacatatgtgtgtttgcctAAATTTATTGCTTAGCTGGTTGATGCAGTTTTTCACACTGACTGTGACTGACGGCTATGACACTTGGTTAGTTTTGAAGTCGTGTTGGTTAGAGCGAGACAGCAAGCAGATcgattgcaaattgcaattggccGGGGGTGGGTGGCGACGTTGCCACCTGGTCGAAAACGCAGTACACGCAGCATACAACAACGATCACTATTAGCAAAAACgtacaaagaaaaaaaacaacacaaaatagaTACACCGAAAAGCGCTAGGTTTTGCCAAGtttgttatatatgtatatatatgtatgtgtgtgtatatgtgtgtgtgtgtttgcttgcacttatttatgtgtatatgtgtgtgtgtgtatatgcatGTAATGTAGATCACAAAACCAACCGCGAACGTTGAAACTAGGCAAGTGTCATAGAACCGCATTACGCACAACACTTGTTGTAGCCCGGCGCCTTGTCGCCATTGCCGCGATCAATGACGACACGCTCGGTATTCTCGGCCGATTCGCGTCCAGATGTTTTATCTAATATGGCCTCGGCAAGCTCACAAAATGCGCCCTCGatgtttgtatttgatttgGCGGATGTTTCCATAAACCGAATGCCATGTTCCCGTGCAATCtaaacagacagagagagagagagagagagcgagagtgaggaAGTGTATAACAGTTGTAGAACAgtattgtttgctttatttacCGCTTCGCCGCGCTCTTTGCTGACCACTCGCTTGTCCGACATATCGCACTTGTTGCCCAATATCATCTTCTCCACATCCTCATTTGCATGCtgcagatagagagagaattATTAGTAACCGATGATCAGCTGTTTTTTAAGCTCACTCTCACCTCGTCTATATTCCGCAGCCATTTAACGATATTCTCGAAACTTTTCTCATTCGTTATGTCATAGACGAGCATTATCCCCATTGCGCCACGATAATAGGATGTGGTGATTGTGTGAAATCTCTCCTGGCCGGCAGTGTCCCATATTTGTAGTTTGATCTTTTTGCCCCTGAGTTcgactgttttgattttgaaatcaattCCTGTGGAAACAAACGAATAAGCGAACACAAACAAATCGATTAGTAAGCAATTATCGAATCGAAATGAATTCTCAATGTCAATGACGTCACAGCGTGACAACAAGCTGACTGTTGCGTATTTATCGTTTATCGTTTATCATGcttttttttactgttttttcatttttattgataacaaTTCCCATTTAGTTAGTCAACCAATTtccaatgtgtgtgtgtgaatcataatacacacacacacacacaggcaaaGCTctcatatgtatgtgtgtatgcgtcACAATAATTAATCTAGTTAACCAACACTACTCGCTCGGTTAGTGACTGCATTTTATATCcccccacacatacacacacacacatacgtatatgCATAGCGGTTAACcaccagcaataacaacatcaccaataataacaacaaatgtaTTGTGATTAATGCGGGCTTCTCGAGTCCAAAGGCTATCGCCAATGATCGGACGAAATACGCGATGTAAAATGCAAAGACAAAGCGCATAAATACATCCTTCTCATATAGTACACAATGCATTAAACTTGTTAAGATTACAGACAATGCCACGCCCAATAGCCCAACATGCAAGTATCCCTAACatcctcgttgttgttgttgttgggtttgGGCGCCGCCTACGCATCATCGGCACTTGACAATGCCGCTTGCAATTgcaatatatacacacacgtacacacacacacacacacacacatgcaaacgCATGCATGCATATGCAGGCAACGCAACTTTGAaagtacatacacacacataagaaTTGGATGTATGTGTAAGTGAAGGGCAGGGAGGGGGGCCGCACTGAAATGCGCCATTTGTGCTTACCTATGGTTGATATAAATGTGGATGTGAAGGCATCATCCGAGAATCGGAAGAGTATACAGGTTTTTCCAACGCCCGAATCTCCAATTAATAAGAGTTTAAAAAGCAAATCGTAAGTTTTCTTTGCCATTTCACGTTACGGCACGcgcacaaacgcacacacaacacacgcacgcacactgactcgcactcacacacacggtCAGTCACTCAAACCAACACTAACTCAACTGAGGCTCTCCTACAGATGAACAAAGCAAACGCACcaaggcacacacacagaacaaaAAACGACGCACAGGTGacacaattatatatttatacaattatttttatttgcttgtaTCGGATTGTTGTCTTTTATTGGCGCGTATTCTGGattttattaatacaaattattgcGTTGAATTAGTCAAACggtcttttttatttttctacgcaatgcaattgttgctgttcaaTGCTTCAGTGTGACCGTTGATCTATGGGCGAAAAAGCCCGCTACTCGAttgaaacacacacagatgtTTTCTCATACCGATAGTGGCAGCGTTGCCACCTCTGACAAGGTTGCCGTTCATCagaaaaaagatttaaattgtttatatttttgcaaggAAAACATTCGAGCTATGTATTCtgaaaataaatgagaatTAACGCAATAGAAAAATCactgaaaataatatatttataaatatcgatattttgaaaattccCAATCCGCGACCTATGTCAACACTAATTGATTGGGGAACTacacaacaaatattataggaaatacatacatacatacataataaatacacatttCTATGTCTTCTTGAATAGTCGATGGATCAGTAGTTCCAGGCAGAAAATCAACGCTGCAATAGCGTACAAACTGCCCATTACACCATAAATAGCAGTTAGCTGGGTTTCGTGAATGCGTCGCCtgtgctcctgctgctgcagttcCTCCTCGTTGTTCTCCCGCCTTTGGTTGCGATGCACGGACTCAGCAAAGGTGGCTCGCCGCCAAAAGTCAATGAACCCACTGGCATCAAGTCGACGTATTAAATTCGTAAATTCCGAATAGAAATACGTATGCTTGGGCATATAGATGACCACCTGCTGGACATTGACGTACTGCGTCAATATGTGATAGTTCTCCTCTTGGCCCGTGTCACGCAGATGCGCTTTGGTCACATCCAGTCCAGCAATAGCAAACGAACGCCTGTCGATGCTGCGATTGTGCTGCAGTGCATCGAGGACATTTTGATCATACGACGTAGTCAAGCCCGTGAAGCTGTCATAGTGGCGATCCACTTGCGGCATCTCACGGAGCATTTGCAGCGTGTTCGAGGTGCAAAACGCACGAAAGTTGGACGACAGCAGCTGCTCAAACGAGCTGGGCAGCGTCTCGAACAATTGCAGACGCATAAAGTGAAACAACAGCGACTGATAAACGATGCGCAGCGGAATGCTGCCCAGCAGCCAATGCGCGTAGACAACACGCTGCAGCCAGCAGCGTGGGAGGCGCGGCACTGCCAcgcccagcagcagctccacCACCTGCAATCCCAAGCGTCGCCAGTGCCACACATAGACGCTCCAATGCAGCAACAAGGCGGCGAGCAGCGTTTGCCACACCGGCCACTGAAAGGGGAACGTGAGCCAGGCAAGGCGGCCAAAGCGAAAGTTGTCGCTCTCCACAACGGCCACCAGAGGAGCATAATAGTGAGCTGGCGTCGAGGTCATCAGTTGATCCCGTCGCGCTGTCTTACGGAAATAGCCAATGCTCATGTTGACGCGTTGCTGCATTATCTACACAAGAAGAAATGATTAGGGAATACATTTAAAGCAATACTCGATTACTTGCTAATTCAATTGGTCCATTAATGCTGCCATTGGCCATGGCCAGTTTGTACTGATCCACTCGCAGCAGATGCAGCTTGTGCAGCACGAGACTAAAGTTGAGACGCTGCGCCAAATGTTGCACCAATTGCATCTCAAAGCCGCCGGCAGTGCGTCCAGGACTGAGCTCCACATACGGTGGCATgtgccacaacagcagcgtGAGCGGACATTGTGAGAGTTGTCGCAGCTTGTTGGGAAACATGGGAGCATTGATCATGCGCTGACCATCGAAGCGATTCACTAGCTGCGCCTCGGCCAGCTGACAACGCTGCTCCCGATACGGATAATAGCTATAGACGAGCACCTCCACCTGTGCCGTCTGTACCATCACGTTGCAGTTGAGCCAATAATGTGCCAGACAGTATTGCAGGATCAGCTGCCGCTCGCGTTCGATGTATTGATCGCGTGTCTGCAGAAAGATGAAATAATACTCGTGATCATCGTAGCCCGCATTGTCCTCCGCAATGCGTGTATCACTAAAAGCAAATGTGGATTATGGACTGCCTTTGAAATTTGATGTCTACTCACAGTAAACTCTCGTAGGAGTCGACAAGCAACAGATTGCAGTACTTGCGTCCAGGCACATGGACACTCTGAGTGCCATTTGCGCGCAGCATTTGGACGGTGCCATCGCTCCATGTGCTCAACAAGACGCCAATCACATGCTGGAACCAAGTGTCCAGCATGCTGGAGCGTGTGGCTGCCATTATCACCAATGTTGGACTCAGTTGGGCGAACACATCCTGGATGACGTGACGCAGCGCACGCACCACATACAGATTCGCCTCCTCCCGCTGGACTCCAATCATGGTGCTCTCCAAGTAGCTGGCATAGATTTCGCTCACATTCATCATCGGTGTCTGCTTCCTGCTGGAATTGCAGCTGGACTGAGCTGAGCTGGGCTAGAAGGAGAACCATGATCTGGCTGGCAGATAAAGGTGCCGAgttaatcattttaattagcCGTTAAGCAAACATTGTTGCACTGCGCAGTGTTGTCAATCACTTGAATTGGAAAAAGGCTACATTAGTACTTAATAATAGCGGAAGAAtgtagaaaacaaaaaaatgtggcTCAATCTTtaacattaataaatatacctaaatatataattttatcaataaagaaaacttttaaagTGTAGaacgttgttttttttctaaatttttaaataattaccGTTTTCTAGctgttttcaaatttcttcGGCtgatgtcctttgaaaatagCCAGATCTGTCGGGAAAATGGCTGATTTGGTAACACTGAACACTGGTGGCCAAGTAATGCTCCCATTTGAATAACATTTTACGACGCGATTCCTTGTGTGCTCCATTCCACCcctttttgctttatttattgtgaACGTCAAGCATTTGATTTCAATCTCAGCtattggttttgttttaatgagcaattgaattgaaatacgCTTGCGTCATTTTAACGGTGCTTGCCGCCATATTTAAAGGCAAGTGTCAAAGTGTCATCAAGTGCATTAGTTACAAAGTTGCCCGCACTCTACTGAAATTGCATTGTAacaattatatacatacatattgtgCATTACATTGTTCCCATGAATTGTATATTAAACcgaacttttattattttttcacaacacaattaattgcaaatttgtatCGCTTTGCGCACTTTCGTATGTGCTGAAAATTTTCTATGCTAAAGCGTTGCCAATTTTTTCAGGTCTCTTACCAGATTTACATTTGGTTGATTGATTCCCTTACATGAATAATTGTATTTggtattaatataaaaaataaaaaacactaTTAAAAAAGTAGGcacttttacttttaacaAATCGTAGTTGCGCGGCAGGTCTGTGAGGCTGCCACATTGTTTTACGAAACTTAATGCAACTTGCTGGTATCACCTGCAATTCGATCGTAGCACTGCCAGAGAAGAGTGAGACCGTAAACTATCGCTATGTGACATACGTCGATGTttcaacattaaaaaaaaacatcgatgCATCGATAGTCATATCGATATTTGTTCACTTGTAGTAACCCGTTCCTCCCGCACCAAGAAAGCGTACCATAGAGGTCCAATAGTGGACAGTTTTTGTGCCTTTTATTTATCTTATCGCAGAGTCTTCTTCGTTTTCGTCTTTGCTTCGTCTCGTCTCTTTTCGTCTTGTGGTCCCGTTTAGCGCACGCACACATACCTTCGACCGTTGCAACGCAGACAAAACAACTCcagctgttgttattattattgcattcgATTGCagtaattgttaatttatacacaacaatacaaaaagaGTATGCTGAAAATTGCAGCTGAGGGCATCGCACCACGCTTGGCGGCCTGTTGCCTTATCAACTCCAGCGCCCAGAGCAGCTGTCAGCGAGTGGCGCCCCAAGCGGCCAAAGCCACCCAAAAGTATCTGTCACAGTCGCAGATGCTCCACAAGAAGCTGGTCATCAAGGATCACTACGAGTTTGATCAGAAGGTAAGGCAACACTGTCACCATGCACAATCACAAACTGCATTCAGTCAGTGTGTACACACTCTTACTTTTCTATGTATGTGAGTTGCAGGCAGCATTATGCAATGCTCTTGGCATGCGGCGGCTGTTAGCTGTCGACTCGTTAGCTGTTGTTTTGCCGTTTTGGCGTACGTGATTTGTTCCGGCCGTAACCCATGACGCATTTCGTTGGCTGTTTACCCTATAAACAAAGCGTCAAGTGCGCATGCTCGCTGGGCAGCACGATCACATTAAACAGTGTTGCTACTGAAATGTTAATTCGTTGATACGTCCAGGGTATCTAACGGGTCGACTACAGCAGTGcgtcatgtgtgtgtttattatgCGCGTGTATGCAAATAAGCCCGAAAAAGAATCgaacatatgtaaatatgcgCTGTATtcgcttttggtttttgttttgcgtttCTTTTAGGTGATCAACAGCGACAATCCGGTGATTGTGAATTTCCATGCGGAATGGTGCGATCCCTGCAAGATACTCACACCAAAGATGCTCGAGCTGCTCGAGAATTCGACTGAGATCGATTTGGCCGTCATCGATGTGGAGGACAATCTCGATCTGGTCGAAACGTTTGAGGTCAAAGCGGTGCCCGCCGTTCTCGCCTTTCGCAACGGTGTCGTCGTGGACAAGTTCATCGGTCTGGTGGATGCCAACAGCATAGAGACGTTGATCGACAAGCTGAAGcgcaagcaacagcagaagcaataGGTTTCCCTTCCCGCTTTCCCTTCCACCATTCTTCACTCTCCTCAtagatattatatatttgtatttggcggccttaagaatttatatagtatatgtatgtgatgCCAGGGCTAAAGAGTCAACAGGTCTGCAAAGTCAACAGGGCTGAAGACTCGACAGGGCTGAAGAATCAACAGCCAGAgaatagtaattattgtatgaTCACAAAGTACTTGTAATTTAGCCACTAAGCGATGCTCAATAAAATTGTCACTTAAATGTTTCCGTTTATGGATAATAAGAATATCGTATATTTAGCTTTTAGTTTCACTTTTGTCTCGTTAAGTTACGAATtacgaacacaaaaaaaaaataataataataatgtgtatTTTGCACTTATATACCATTAGCAAATAGTTTAACAACGGGAAAAGTGGAGGGGGGAAAAAGTGCCGAATACAATGCTAAAAACTGATTTCAATTCATTGTTTTGCGTAATACAATAATGTAgcataatataattaattagttaggACACTCAAAATAAAGTGGGACTTGGCAacacgataaaaaaaaaactaaatcgAAAACGCAGACGAAACAAATTGTATAGTAAAGAGGATAATAATCATAGAGTGTAATAatattggtattatttttgggGAGGTGCTTCTTTAACGCGCCAGCTGTATGATGAGGGCGGCGCACATCTCAAAGAACTCCATGGTATGGTGACCCGTCGGCTGCAACGGCATCACACCGCTGACGCTTAAAGGCGGCGGCGTTAAGCTCTCCATGATGACATCGTCGCCCTGCTCGACCTCATCGTTGGTCAGCGACTTGAAGTCGAGCAGATAACTCTTGGCATCGACCTGATACAACTGCAGCGACATCTTCGAGAACTTGCCGGTCTTCACATTCTGCCGCCGGACACGCACATGATACGGATTGATGATCTTCCACTCGTAGCTCAGAGCTTTCATCGCCCGATACACCTCGAGCATGATGTCATTCGGTTTGCTCTGCGATCGGATGCCCAAATGCCACTTTGCCCGCTTAATCGGCGTCCCACCCCGAGCCGTCTTCTCGGGGAACGCGGCTCCTCCGGTGTTCTGCACACTCATCGCCAGCTGACGCTCACGCATCGGAGCAATGCGCTCCGGATGCGGCCGTATGGTGGGCACAGCACTCGCCGGATTCGATCCGGGTCCGTTGTGCACCGGTGTCGCGCTGCCCGAGCTTGCGGCTGTGCCGCCTCCAATGGTCACCGTGGCCACCGACGACGACTCGATGCCGTCGTGCGGCGAGTGTCCCATCCCAGGACCCAGCGTGGCAGCTGCGTTTGATGTGGCGGTTGctggtggcggcggcggtggcgagCCGGCCACAAAGAAGTTGTTAATCTCGCTGATCTGGGTGGCGGCATCGTCGGCGAAACGTTTGTTGTCGATGATCAAGTGATAGGCGATCGCCAGCTGATCGTGCGGATCACCGCTAAGCAGCGAATTGTGCACCTCCGATTCCTTCACACCGAACTTGGTGCA
It encodes the following:
- the LOC132795302 gene encoding N-acetylglucosamine-6-phosphate deacetylase, encoding MEQQLLQFINCRLVRNHQLVHDDLWVRDGKIINPEPVFFDEQTKAHRRIDCKGAIIAPGYIDVQINGGYGVDFSYDKDTTEAGVTKVARGLVASGVTSFCPTLVTSPNDSYHSILPRMPTLIEGGAGVLGVHVEGPFINPQKKGAHPENCIQTIDKGMATLREVYGSLKRIKIITLAPEQVRDPSVIRDLVEAGITVSLGHSMGTLSDGERAVRHGATLITHLFNAMLPFHHRDPGLVGLLASDAIPAGKTIYFGIISDGVHTHPAALRIAYRTHREGLVLVTDAISALGLEEGVHHIGQLPLQVKQGKAFIAGTETLCGSIAPMDECVRIFHKATDCSQVYAIEAASLHPAKCLGIERQKGTLDFDSDADFILLDDELQLLSTWIAGVCVHSK
- the LOC132795305 gene encoding ras-related protein Rab-10, which encodes MAKKTYDLLFKLLLIGDSGVGKTCILFRFSDDAFTSTFISTIGIDFKIKTVELRGKKIKLQIWDTAGQERFHTITTSYYRGAMGIMLVYDITNEKSFENIVKWLRNIDEHANEDVEKMILGNKCDMSDKRVVSKERGEAIAREHGIRFMETSAKSNTNIEGAFCELAEAILDKTSGRESAENTERVVIDRGNGDKAPGYNKCCA
- the LOC132795531 gene encoding uncharacterized protein LOC132795531; this encodes MMNVSEIYASYLESTMIGVQREEANLYVVRALRHVIQDVFAQLSPTLVIMAATRSSMLDTWFQHVIGVLLSTWSDGTVQMLRANGTQSVHVPGRKYCNLLLVDSYESLLDTRIAEDNAGYDDHEYYFIFLQTRDQYIERERQLILQYCLAHYWLNCNVMVQTAQVEVLVYSYYPYREQRCQLAEAQLVNRFDGQRMINAPMFPNKLRQLSQCPLTLLLWHMPPYVELSPGRTAGGFEMQLVQHLAQRLNFSLVLHKLHLLRVDQYKLAMANGSINGPIELIMQQRVNMSIGYFRKTARRDQLMTSTPAHYYAPLVAVVESDNFRFGRLAWLTFPFQWPVWQTLLAALLLHWSVYVWHWRRLGLQVVELLLGVAVPRLPRCWLQRVVYAHWLLGSIPLRIVYQSLLFHFMRLQLFETLPSSFEQLLSSNFRAFCTSNTLQMLREMPQVDRHYDSFTGLTTSYDQNVLDALQHNRSIDRRSFAIAGLDVTKAHLRDTGQEENYHILTQYVNVQQVVIYMPKHTYFYSEFTNLIRRLDASGFIDFWRRATFAESVHRNQRRENNEEELQQQEHRRRIHETQLTAIYGVMGSLYAIAALIFCLELLIHRLFKKT
- the LOC132795578 gene encoding thioredoxin, mitochondrial, yielding MLKIAAEGIAPRLAACCLINSSAQSSCQRVAPQAAKATQKYLSQSQMLHKKLVIKDHYEFDQKVINSDNPVIVNFHAEWCDPCKILTPKMLELLENSTEIDLAVIDVEDNLDLVETFEVKAVPAVLAFRNGVVVDKFIGLVDANSIETLIDKLKRKQQQKQ